The Babylonia areolata isolate BAREFJ2019XMU chromosome 22, ASM4173473v1, whole genome shotgun sequence genome contains a region encoding:
- the LOC143296994 gene encoding small ribosomal subunit protein mS29-like, with amino-acid sequence MEATMKAQRFANTMHRLGKIVTLKHATGCPQARLQCLLTQATQTQNPSLLCHGPRAALSCRPRSSLAEQFQAASEAQRRTVNVQTIFRTEEDNPKHQTLAQEGLFYTVPDAEVKQLFQKGLSMHFTRQAKTFNETCFMVRRPALEVIDCLKHLSLDHPAPRFMLYGNTGSGKTMTLAHIIHFCARNNWLILHAPWPSDWNWRYHETSPSPHKGGRTDLPVDAAEWLVNFRSQNSHFLQDIKLSKQYVWTKREVSEEGSPLAEMVEFGLNRMKFASDCVGAILREVRLQAADNKIKVLLAVDGVNAFWNQTKIRNTERELLMADEISLVHNFKKMLLSSWTHGAIVCSVDAYANKHDRREQDTPRYLLGEEGYKWLDPFIPVHVPNYSEKEAYSCLEYYLDRNWLQHEGTRTEEGKKELIFLSNKNPFQLMRICSSK; translated from the exons ATGGAGGCAACCATGAAAGCACAGCGCTTTGCAAACACCATGCATCGCTTGGGCAAGATTGTCACCCTGAAACACGCAACTG gGTGTCCACAAGCCAGACTACAGTGCTTGCTGACacaggccacacagacacagaaccctTCTTTGCTGTGTCATGGACCTCGGGCGGCTTTGTCATGCAGACCTCGCTCCAGTCTGGCAGAACAGTTTCAGGCAGCGTCAGAAGCCCAGCGGAGAACTGTGAATGTACAAACCATTTTCAGGACGGAAGAAGACAATCCT AAACATCAGACATTGGCCCAGGAAGGTTTATTTTACACAGTTCCAGATGCTGAAGTCAAACAGTTGTTCCAGAAGGGCCTGTCGATGCATTTCACGCGGCAG GCCAAGACATTCAATGAGACCTGCTTCATGGTACGGAGGCCAGCACTGGAGGTGATTGACTGTCTGAAACATTTGAGTCTGGATCACCCTGCTCCTCGATTTATGCTGT ATGGCAACACAGGCAGTGGCAAAACCATGACACTGGCTCACATCATTCACTTTTGTGCTCGCAACAACTGGCTCATCCTTCATGCTCCTTGGC CTTCTGACTGGAACTGGCGGTACCATGaaacctctccctccccacacaaagGGGGACGGACAGATCTGCCTGTCGATGCAGCTGAATGGCTTGTCAACTTCCGTTCTCAGAACTCACATTTTCTTCAGGATATCAAG CTGAGCAAGCAGTATGTATGGACAAAACGAGAAGTTTCTGAGGAAGGAAGTCCCCTTGCGGAAATGGTGGAATTT GGTCTGAACAGGATGAAGTTTGCCTCAGACTGTGTGGGCGCCATCCTCAGGGAAGTCCGGCTTCAAGCAGCTGACAACAA AATCAAAGTGTTGCTTGCAGTCGATGGTGTCAATGCATTCTGGAACCAGACAAAGATCAGAAACACAGAGCGCGAATTG CTGATGGCAGACGAGATTTCTTTGGTTCACAATTTCAAGAAGATGCTTCTGTCCTCTtgg aCCCATGGAGCAATAGTGTGTTCAGTTGATGCCTATGCCAACAAACATGATCGCCGAGAACAGGACACTCCTCGCTACCTCTTGGGGGAAGAG GGTTACAAATGGCTAGACCCCTTCATCCCAGTACATGTACCCAACTACTCGGAGAAAGAAGCATACAGCTGTCTGGAATACTATCTGGATCGCAATTGGTTGCAGCATGAAGGAA CTCGgacggaagaaggaaagaaagagctgATCTTCCTGAGCAACAAAAATCCTTTCCAGCTGATGCGGATATGTTCATCAAAATAG